In Bacteroidota bacterium, a single genomic region encodes these proteins:
- a CDS encoding response regulator transcription factor has protein sequence MAKTIANILLAEDDPNLGTLLCEYLTAKGYQTHLAVNGQEGYNKFISAKYDICLLDIMMPLKDGITLAKEIREINPTVPIVFLTAKSMKEDTIEGFMAGADDYITKPFSMEELMVRINAILRRTANANNKTEIPAEFKVGEYTFNTSNFMLERKGKAQKLTSKEANLLQLLCMHKNDILDRSFALKTIWLDDSYFNSRSMDVYIAKLRKYLKEDSTIEIINIHGKGFKLLAS, from the coding sequence ATGGCAAAAACAATTGCAAACATTCTTCTCGCCGAAGACGACCCCAATTTAGGCACCCTACTTTGCGAATACCTCACCGCCAAAGGCTATCAAACACATTTAGCCGTGAATGGGCAGGAGGGCTACAATAAATTTATTTCTGCAAAATATGATATTTGCTTGCTCGATATCATGATGCCTCTAAAAGATGGCATTACCCTCGCAAAAGAAATAAGAGAAATTAATCCAACCGTTCCAATCGTGTTCCTCACCGCCAAATCGATGAAGGAAGACACCATTGAGGGCTTTATGGCAGGTGCAGATGATTATATCACAAAACCGTTTAGTATGGAAGAATTGATGGTACGCATCAACGCCATCTTGCGCCGCACCGCTAATGCAAATAACAAAACCGAAATTCCGGCCGAGTTTAAAGTGGGTGAATACACTTTCAACACTTCGAATTTTATGCTGGAGCGCAAAGGGAAAGCACAAAAATTGACTTCCAAAGAAGCCAACCTGCTCCAATTATTGTGCATGCATAAAAATGACATTTTGGATCGTTCTTTTGCATTAAAAACAATTTGGTTAGACGACTCCTATTTTAATTCACGTAGCATGGATGTTTACATTGCCAAATTGCGCAAATATTTAAAGGAGGATTCCACTATCGAAATCATTAACATTCATGGTAAAGGTTTTAAATTGCTTGCGAGTTAA
- a CDS encoding HAMP domain-containing histidine kinase — MNKRYLLWLSIFVCIALTGLISIQVYWIKNALVIKEQHFDFAVNEALKGVVARMEKKSTADKITRKFALRKQGVSWLAPFNKDGKAGKAGDFKKYDTHVYEELQLDSGDATLKKTKQNSFTSDSLLSDQLTSDLNGKIKSGLNIDKKDTTELLHDWMSHKSEVVNNVFDEFVSVNIYNNYDDKIDTLILDSILAAELKEKNISASYTYGVLKNKGNYYPADTREHDKPNILQSKFQVNLAPDNMFIPAQYLSIYFPNQKNYIISNLWFLFVGSGLLVLTLIFAYYYTISTIFKQKKLSVIKNDFISNMTHEFKTPISTISLACEVLNDTGFEKSKEQTQNYIRVISEENKRLSLLVENVLQTSILEKGEFKLKIQEVDIHQIIHQTINNTKLQLEKREGEIVTELMAVSPELNADKVHLTNILFNMIDNALKYTTAKPHIIISTQDDDRGIYISITDNGIGISKENQQKIFEPLFRVSTGNVHNVKGFGLGLNYVKAVIEKHGGTISVESALGKGSKFNVFIPKNIQI, encoded by the coding sequence ATGAATAAGCGCTATTTACTTTGGTTGAGCATTTTTGTGTGTATTGCCCTAACCGGATTAATTTCCATTCAGGTGTACTGGATTAAAAATGCATTAGTGATTAAGGAACAGCATTTCGATTTTGCTGTGAACGAAGCATTAAAAGGTGTGGTAGCGCGTATGGAAAAAAAATCGACCGCCGATAAAATTACCCGGAAATTTGCATTGCGCAAGCAAGGTGTAAGTTGGTTGGCTCCCTTTAATAAAGATGGGAAAGCCGGTAAAGCCGGAGATTTTAAAAAGTATGATACCCATGTGTACGAAGAATTACAGCTCGACTCGGGCGATGCTACCCTAAAAAAAACAAAACAAAATTCCTTTACTTCTGACTCACTTTTATCCGATCAACTTACTTCCGACTTAAACGGAAAAATAAAATCGGGTTTAAACATCGATAAAAAAGACACCACCGAATTATTGCACGATTGGATGAGCCACAAATCAGAAGTGGTGAACAATGTGTTTGATGAATTTGTGAGCGTAAATATTTACAACAACTACGACGATAAAATTGATACACTTATTTTAGATTCCATTTTAGCAGCCGAATTAAAAGAAAAAAACATTAGTGCTTCTTACACTTATGGGGTGCTGAAAAACAAAGGAAACTATTATCCTGCTGACACCCGGGAGCACGACAAACCCAATATCTTGCAGTCTAAATTTCAGGTAAATCTGGCTCCTGATAACATGTTTATTCCGGCACAATATTTATCGATTTATTTTCCCAACCAAAAAAATTACATCATCAGCAACCTGTGGTTTTTATTTGTGGGTTCCGGATTGCTTGTGCTTACACTGATTTTTGCATATTACTATACCATCTCGACCATCTTTAAACAGAAAAAACTATCGGTCATAAAAAACGATTTTATCAGCAACATGACGCATGAGTTTAAAACACCCATCTCCACCATATCTTTAGCATGTGAAGTTTTAAACGATACCGGTTTTGAGAAATCAAAAGAACAAACGCAAAATTACATCCGCGTAATTAGTGAAGAGAACAAGCGCTTGAGTTTACTTGTTGAGAATGTATTGCAGACTTCCATTTTAGAAAAGGGAGAATTCAAATTAAAAATACAGGAAGTAGATATTCATCAAATCATACATCAAACAATAAACAACACCAAATTACAGTTAGAAAAAAGAGAAGGTGAAATTGTTACCGAACTAATGGCGGTAAGTCCGGAATTGAATGCCGACAAGGTACACCTCACCAATATTTTGTTTAACATGATTGACAATGCATTGAAATATACAACTGCAAAGCCACACATTATAATAAGCACCCAAGACGATGACCGAGGGATTTATATTTCAATTACCGATAACGGAATTGGAATCAGTAAAGAAAACCAGCAAAAAATCTTTGAACCGCTTTTTCGCGTAAGTACAGGAAATGTGCACAACGTGAAAGGTTTTGGGCTGGGGTTAAATTATGTTAAAGCCGTAATTGAGAAGCACGGTGGCACAATTAGTGTGGAAAGTGCGCTCGGAAAAGGCAGTAAATTCAACGTTTTTATTCCAAAAAATATTCAAATCTAA
- a CDS encoding T9SS type A sorting domain-containing protein → MKKLLLIAGLLLLTIVRAQAQCMISNLRNANGAYVPLNYECPASGFNVTGVYNGTVYSGDAWLKPAPGNSISQLRKPLIFVEGLDLDTQNHDVHRHGSRGWPNFISGVASEIDAGETIFDQLPILLSELNARGYDVFYLDFYDGTSYMQGNSMVLVDLIQKIQANFAGQGSHSIVVAGASMGGQIAKYALAYMENHNMKHCVSDYISIDSPHQGANMPMGVLQMVEQISPLSATIGKFKDYLYTPAPMQLLLSHSYPGAAAYRQAWLSDLAAVGNYPQFCRKVAISNGSKTADALFPAGNILADFKLSSISPCNSHEFIHCGIKSNSGNSSPSLVYLGKFLKGPDLVQMLANVYGCESNCLPCQTAPSLFYDFKSYVTPPNTPPYDNAPGGKRNTVFQIGQQFDKAIGAMIQNNIGLNWSSNMYTSSVMETYHSFIPTVSALDINTADLFYNVNANLPNPNIPNPSIYPFDGFYAPSGNNEFHVEITGDLTHGNIKWTLDELSKVETRLGNTLDATSLNNGTYNFKRTENRYFSNLLVGSGGNLYVNGNVPSDFGAATSPALPASATILPSGSSLTVESCYCPNSQIEVAANGSITLGDNSAGNKGNLIFHPGTKLILRTGSTVTINEGSKLTIEAGADFVLEPNVTILLQGPNALFDVQGGMNQLILNASNSINVLRGTSAVGGTLNLKTGGISMQSSSSFNVDNCKVFLNGVVLVYNQDANFILNGSNALIDVQQTCDISIGSGHALNVKKGTAASGGTLSLNTGLFDLYTNGNINSDQCKILLNAYTFNYFQNAKIALQGAESAFQFGGILNLQNQAVLQHSGDGYFGFKLSWMPNGGINLHGDASNIIRLQGNGKTDKIVEVVESSYVKADETIAMQSLTDGLVEFGTGASWHMASSYRINNVMASSKPYQSGDGFWVSAVPNHQIENVSFKKLNKGVSAYLMWGAANTLRISNCNFEQCYTGIKFVDKGVSLEHLDFWDCHAPIEGVNASTTSYLSYITMHDLGSQYDCGIKLSSAGTAAFYIQNCSINNGQHGVYETGIYVEGTSLTNIKCSNIYAGMSSIVLENYASLNLSPLASDPTNSTTLRRFGGNNNFRSGGGIKANFSNLLVLQDGYNDFSVDYAYNPAALALSGSTFSWINPAGSSTRILPAHNNKWYDEPAPYITSPNHNNTGIPLSVLHKGGGGSGFIDVIDDSPNYKACTTGPIISIPNSINERSLPLGYCPKCPKISGEIFTDKSMPEALKLSLEEFSDTLNPDNLANSFKMFYEIANTSTTYEEERINWNSEFAYLKIKELFGSLVRENKISPLDANNDFCANLIALEQRMIELSKEKDDDLREFYYSIDLATTYRLVGDLNKAMEVLEKLAPCLRLEKEQVEFLNNWISEIQAEQLLFNGAIGIFDFDSYAGMQSSNRVFKKIGNTQANIDTVVLLTASPASPAMLQVVNDHIGNRYSISTQSDSGNVNYHLRKADANNHTIWEQDFDGRNKGVDSVKAILIDDNERVYLTGKSWNGVDFDVVTLKYDSAGNHYWTAKYNDMLIGNDEPIGFEIDSTFHMKVYVRSYNDTLEQFKTIYYTQCDSNCAQNYRLLQASTANSIESETENAELSVFPNPASDKLQVLVNSSDLTQVYTLNMYDVTGKLVFTKSINYKYVMDISKFTKGLYQLTVVGGPKLLKKRVLIN, encoded by the coding sequence ATGAAAAAATTACTTTTAATAGCAGGGCTACTGCTTTTGACGATAGTCAGAGCGCAAGCCCAATGCATGATCTCCAATTTAAGAAATGCAAATGGGGCATACGTACCCTTAAATTATGAATGCCCTGCTTCAGGGTTTAATGTTACTGGAGTTTACAATGGCACAGTTTATTCGGGCGATGCCTGGTTAAAACCGGCCCCTGGAAATTCAATTTCGCAATTGCGCAAGCCGCTTATTTTTGTAGAAGGCTTGGATTTAGATACGCAGAACCATGATGTGCACCGACATGGATCACGCGGATGGCCTAATTTTATTAGCGGTGTAGCTAGTGAAATTGATGCTGGTGAAACCATTTTTGATCAATTGCCCATTTTATTATCGGAGTTGAACGCAAGAGGATATGATGTTTTTTACCTCGATTTTTATGACGGTACCTCTTACATGCAAGGAAATTCAATGGTTTTAGTAGATTTAATTCAAAAAATCCAAGCAAATTTTGCCGGCCAAGGCAGCCATTCAATTGTTGTAGCAGGTGCAAGCATGGGTGGACAAATTGCCAAGTATGCCTTAGCCTACATGGAAAACCACAACATGAAGCATTGTGTTAGTGATTACATTTCCATTGACTCCCCGCATCAAGGTGCGAATATGCCCATGGGCGTTTTGCAAATGGTAGAACAAATTTCTCCCTTAAGTGCCACCATCGGAAAGTTTAAAGATTATTTGTATACACCCGCACCAATGCAGTTGCTGCTTAGTCATTCTTATCCGGGTGCTGCAGCTTACCGTCAAGCTTGGTTAAGCGATTTAGCAGCGGTTGGTAATTATCCTCAATTTTGCCGAAAGGTAGCCATATCAAACGGTAGCAAAACCGCCGATGCGCTTTTTCCGGCCGGAAATATACTTGCTGATTTTAAACTTTCATCCATTAGCCCGTGCAATAGCCACGAATTTATTCATTGTGGTATTAAATCAAACAGTGGTAATTCAAGTCCATCTCTAGTTTATCTTGGAAAATTTTTAAAAGGGCCGGATTTGGTTCAAATGCTCGCAAATGTTTATGGCTGCGAAAGCAATTGCCTTCCTTGTCAAACAGCCCCATCACTTTTTTATGATTTCAAAAGCTATGTTACGCCACCCAATACGCCGCCGTATGATAATGCACCGGGAGGTAAACGAAATACGGTGTTTCAAATTGGACAGCAGTTTGACAAGGCAATAGGCGCGATGATACAAAATAACATTGGCTTAAACTGGAGTTCAAATATGTATACGAGTTCTGTAATGGAAACCTACCACAGTTTTATTCCTACTGTTAGTGCATTGGATATTAATACTGCAGATTTGTTTTATAATGTGAATGCAAATTTGCCGAATCCCAATATTCCTAATCCATCCATTTATCCTTTTGATGGATTTTATGCTCCATCCGGAAATAATGAATTTCATGTGGAGATAACCGGCGATCTTACACACGGAAATATTAAATGGACACTTGATGAATTATCCAAAGTTGAAACGCGACTTGGTAACACCTTAGATGCAACATCATTAAACAACGGCACCTATAATTTTAAACGCACTGAAAACAGATACTTTAGTAATTTACTTGTTGGAAGTGGTGGAAATTTGTACGTAAACGGAAATGTTCCCAGCGATTTTGGAGCTGCTACAAGCCCCGCACTTCCTGCCAGTGCAACCATTTTGCCTTCGGGCTCTTCATTAACTGTTGAATCCTGTTATTGTCCAAACTCACAAATTGAGGTAGCTGCTAATGGTAGTATTACTTTGGGCGATAACTCAGCGGGAAATAAAGGAAACCTAATCTTTCATCCCGGTACAAAGTTAATTCTACGAACCGGCAGTACTGTAACCATTAATGAAGGCTCAAAATTGACTATTGAAGCAGGCGCAGATTTTGTTTTGGAACCAAATGTTACTATTCTATTGCAAGGCCCCAATGCGTTATTTGATGTACAAGGTGGGATGAATCAATTGATTTTAAATGCAAGTAACAGTATTAATGTATTACGCGGCACTTCAGCTGTTGGAGGTACATTAAATCTTAAAACCGGTGGAATAAGCATGCAATCAAGCAGTTCTTTTAATGTGGACAATTGCAAAGTGTTTTTGAATGGTGTGGTGCTTGTTTATAATCAAGATGCAAATTTTATTTTAAATGGAAGCAACGCATTAATTGATGTGCAACAAACTTGCGATATCAGCATTGGCAGCGGACATGCATTGAACGTAAAAAAGGGAACTGCTGCCAGCGGTGGTACCTTAAGTTTAAATACAGGACTCTTTGATTTATATACCAATGGGAACATCAATAGTGATCAGTGTAAAATACTACTCAACGCCTATACTTTTAATTATTTTCAGAATGCAAAGATTGCATTGCAAGGTGCTGAATCAGCCTTCCAATTTGGAGGAATTCTTAACTTACAAAATCAAGCAGTATTGCAACACAGTGGGGATGGATATTTTGGTTTCAAGTTGAGCTGGATGCCAAATGGAGGAATAAATTTACATGGCGACGCAAGTAATATTATCCGCCTGCAAGGAAATGGGAAAACCGATAAAATTGTGGAAGTTGTAGAATCGAGCTATGTGAAAGCAGATGAAACTATTGCGATGCAAAGTTTGACAGATGGATTAGTGGAGTTTGGAACCGGCGCCTCCTGGCACATGGCAAGCAGCTACAGAATAAACAATGTGATGGCATCAAGTAAACCGTATCAAAGCGGTGATGGATTTTGGGTGAGTGCTGTTCCCAATCATCAAATCGAAAACGTTAGCTTCAAAAAACTAAACAAAGGAGTGAGCGCTTATTTGATGTGGGGAGCCGCCAATACGCTTCGCATCAGCAATTGTAATTTCGAACAATGTTATACAGGTATTAAGTTTGTGGATAAGGGAGTGTCGTTGGAGCACCTTGATTTTTGGGATTGCCATGCACCAATTGAAGGGGTGAATGCGAGTACCACAAGTTACCTGAGCTACATAACCATGCATGATTTAGGAAGCCAATATGACTGCGGCATTAAACTAAGCTCGGCCGGAACGGCAGCATTTTATATTCAAAACTGTAGTATAAACAATGGTCAGCACGGTGTTTATGAAACGGGGATTTATGTAGAAGGAACAAGCTTAACGAACATAAAATGCAGTAACATTTATGCAGGAATGAGTTCAATTGTTTTGGAGAATTATGCCAGTTTAAACTTAAGTCCACTTGCAAGCGACCCAACTAATTCAACTACTTTAAGAAGGTTTGGTGGCAATAATAATTTTAGATCGGGTGGTGGAATAAAGGCTAATTTTTCGAATTTGCTGGTGTTGCAGGATGGTTACAATGATTTTTCAGTTGACTATGCTTATAATCCGGCAGCCTTAGCACTTTCAGGTTCAACCTTTTCGTGGATAAATCCTGCTGGCAGTTCCACCCGCATTTTACCTGCACATAATAATAAATGGTATGATGAACCCGCACCTTATATAACTTCCCCTAACCATAACAATACCGGTATTCCATTGTCAGTATTACATAAAGGTGGTGGAGGTTCAGGATTCATTGATGTTATTGATGATTCTCCGAACTACAAGGCATGCACCACCGGGCCAATAATCTCTATTCCGAATAGTATCAATGAGCGAAGTTTGCCATTAGGGTATTGTCCAAAATGTCCTAAAATTTCTGGAGAAATCTTTACAGACAAGAGCATGCCGGAAGCACTTAAGTTATCGCTTGAAGAATTTTCGGATACCTTAAATCCGGATAACCTGGCAAATTCATTTAAGATGTTTTATGAAATAGCAAACACTTCCACTACTTACGAGGAAGAGCGTATTAATTGGAATTCGGAATTTGCTTATCTGAAAATAAAAGAGCTGTTTGGTTCCTTGGTGCGAGAAAATAAAATAAGTCCATTGGATGCAAACAACGATTTTTGCGCCAACTTGATTGCATTGGAACAACGCATGATTGAATTGAGTAAAGAGAAGGATGATGATTTGCGCGAGTTTTATTATTCAATCGATTTAGCTACTACCTATCGCTTAGTGGGCGATTTGAATAAAGCGATGGAAGTATTAGAAAAATTAGCACCATGTCTACGCTTGGAAAAGGAACAAGTTGAATTTTTAAACAATTGGATAAGTGAAATTCAAGCGGAGCAACTGTTATTTAATGGAGCCATCGGTATATTTGATTTCGATTCCTATGCCGGCATGCAATCTTCCAATAGAGTATTCAAAAAAATAGGAAACACGCAGGCAAATATTGATACTGTGGTGCTTTTAACTGCTTCTCCTGCCTCGCCTGCTATGCTTCAAGTTGTGAACGATCACATCGGCAACCGTTACAGCATCTCCACCCAAAGTGATAGTGGGAATGTGAATTATCATCTGCGCAAAGCGGATGCAAATAACCATACCATTTGGGAGCAAGATTTTGACGGCCGCAACAAAGGTGTTGATTCGGTAAAAGCAATACTCATTGACGATAACGAGCGGGTTTACCTTACCGGGAAGAGCTGGAATGGGGTTGATTTTGATGTGGTAACTTTAAAGTACGATTCAGCCGGTAATCATTACTGGACCGCTAAATACAATGATATGCTGATTGGAAATGATGAGCCTATTGGTTTTGAAATTGATTCAACTTTCCACATGAAAGTATATGTTCGTTCTTACAATGATACCCTAGAGCAATTCAAAACAATTTATTACACCCAATGTGATTCTAATTGTGCTCAAAATTATCGTTTGCTCCAGGCTTCAACTGCTAATAGCATAGAAAGTGAAACAGAGAATGCTGAACTAAGCGTGTTCCCCAATCCTGCCAGCGATAAATTGCAAGTGCTTGTGAATTCAAGTGATTTAACTCAGGTTTATACGTTAAACATGTATGATGTAACCGGTAAACTTGTATTTACAAAAAGCATCAATTATAAGTATGTGATGGACATCAGCAAATTTACAAAGGGTCTTTATCAACTCACCGTTGTAGGTGGGCCGAAACTGCTCAAAAAGAGAGTACTGATTAACTAA
- a CDS encoding aldehyde dehydrogenase codes for MVLLKNYINGELLDPIGKGYIDNYNPATGKVYSLIPDSDERDVELAVEAAHNAFPKWSTTPAEERSAILLRIADLITKNLEKLARAESTDNGKPVSLARVMDIPRAASNFHFYGTAILHFASESHSMEDTALNYTLRSPVGVAGCISPWNLPLYLFSWKISPALAAGNCVVAKPSEITPMTAFLLSEICIEAGLPKGVLNIVHGYGHKVGAAITAHPKIPLISFTGGTKTGAEIARTAAPMFKKISLELGGKNPVLIFADCNYEEMLRTTIRSSFANQGQICLCGSRIYVERSIYEKFKIDFVAKAKSLKVENPANDSSKMGAVVSKQHLEKVLSYVELAKTEGGTVLCGGKKIQLEGDCADGWFMEPTVIEGLAYDCRTNQEEIFGPVVTIAPFDTEEEVLKYANSTTYGLASVVWTENLTRTHRIANGLHTGIVWVNCWLLRDLRTPFGGVKSSGVGREGGFEALHFFTEPKNVCVKLK; via the coding sequence TTGGTGCTTTTAAAAAATTACATTAACGGCGAATTGCTTGACCCCATTGGGAAGGGCTATATCGATAATTATAATCCTGCCACCGGAAAAGTGTATTCGCTTATTCCCGATTCGGATGAACGCGATGTGGAACTGGCGGTGGAGGCAGCGCACAATGCATTTCCGAAATGGAGTACCACACCTGCAGAAGAACGCTCAGCCATACTTTTGCGCATAGCGGATTTGATTACAAAAAATTTAGAAAAATTAGCGCGTGCAGAGTCCACTGATAATGGCAAGCCTGTGTCTTTGGCGCGTGTAATGGACATTCCAAGGGCCGCCAGCAATTTTCATTTTTATGGGACGGCTATTTTACATTTCGCTTCCGAATCGCATAGCATGGAAGATACTGCTTTGAATTATACTTTGCGCAGTCCGGTTGGTGTTGCCGGTTGTATTTCGCCATGGAATTTACCTCTCTATCTTTTTAGTTGGAAAATATCACCTGCCTTGGCTGCAGGAAACTGTGTGGTGGCAAAGCCTTCAGAGATTACTCCTATGACCGCTTTTTTGCTTTCGGAGATATGCATAGAAGCCGGTTTGCCAAAAGGTGTGTTGAATATTGTGCATGGTTATGGACATAAAGTAGGAGCCGCCATTACCGCACATCCTAAAATTCCTTTGATTTCGTTTACCGGTGGAACCAAAACAGGAGCGGAGATTGCGCGCACTGCGGCGCCTATGTTTAAGAAAATATCGTTAGAGCTGGGAGGTAAAAACCCGGTATTAATTTTTGCCGATTGCAATTATGAAGAAATGCTCCGAACTACCATTCGCAGCTCTTTTGCCAATCAAGGACAAATTTGCTTATGCGGTTCGCGGATTTATGTGGAGCGAAGTATTTATGAAAAGTTTAAGATTGATTTTGTTGCTAAAGCAAAATCACTTAAGGTGGAAAATCCGGCCAATGATAGTAGTAAAATGGGAGCAGTAGTGAGCAAGCAACATTTAGAAAAAGTGCTTTCCTATGTAGAGTTGGCAAAAACCGAAGGTGGAACCGTTTTGTGCGGCGGAAAAAAAATACAACTCGAAGGCGATTGTGCGGATGGTTGGTTTATGGAACCTACCGTAATTGAAGGATTAGCCTATGATTGCCGCACCAACCAAGAAGAAATATTTGGACCTGTGGTTACCATTGCGCCATTTGATACCGAAGAAGAAGTATTGAAATACGCCAACAGCACCACGTACGGATTAGCTTCGGTTGTTTGGACTGAAAACCTCACCCGTACACACCGCATTGCAAATGGGTTACATACGGGCATTGTGTGGGTGAATTGCTGGTTGCTGCGTGATTTGCGTACTCCTTTCGGAGGAGTAAAAAGCTCCGGAGTAGGCCGTGAAGGCGGCTTTGAAGCCTTGCATTTTTTTACGGAGCCTAAGAATGTTTGTGTGAAGTTGAAATAG